In the genome of Lathyrus oleraceus cultivar Zhongwan6 chromosome 4, CAAS_Psat_ZW6_1.0, whole genome shotgun sequence, the window ATCTTGTCGATGGGATTCCTGGGCGAATCAACCTCACCTTGGACTTGTGGACTTCAAATCAGACATCGGGTTATGTTTTTCTTTGTGGCCACTTCATCGATGGTGATTGGAACTTACATCATCCCATTCTTAATGTTTTTGCTGTTCCGTTTCCTGATTTGAATGGTTCCTTTAATCAAACAATAGTGACCTGCCTAAGAGGTTGGCATTTAAAGGGTCGCTTGTTTTCTATTTGATAAACTATTTTCTAATGAGACTTTGATGGAAAGTATGAGGGATCTCCTCTCTCTTAAGAACCCTGTGATCCTCAATGGTCAATTATTAAGACAGTTGTTATGCTCGCGTGCTTAGTTGCCTTGCATTAGATTCTCTTTGGGCAATGCAAGAAACTATTGCTAAAGTTCGCAAGAGCGTGCAGTATGTGAAATCTTCAAAATCTCTTGAAGAGAGGTTTTTGAAGCTTAAGCAACAACTTCAAGTTCCTTGTAAGATGAATCTTTTAATTGATGACAAAAATAAATGGGACTCAGTCTACCATATGCTTGTTGCTGCATGTGAATTAAAGGAAGTTTATTCCTGTTTTGATGTATTTGATCATCCCGACGACACAATGTCCTTACAATGAATGATTGGAAGCAGGTTGGAAATCTCTGTGCATGTTTGAAGCTTTTGTATGATGCTGCTAAAACTCTAACCATCCAATCATACCCAACCGCAAACTTATTTTTCCCCGAAGTGTCCAAACTTAAGGTGCAGTTGATTGAGGCGAGCCAAGAACCTTTCTGTTGTAGTTTGATTTTGTCTCTGCAAGAGAAATTTGATGTGTATTGGAGAGAAAGCTGCTTCATCTTAGCAATTGCTGCAGCCATGGATCCGCGTTATAAACTAAAACTAGTGTAATCTACTTTTGCTAAAATATTTGGTGGGAATGCTGAGCCATGGATACGAACTGTTGAGGATAGTCTTCAGAAACTGTTCCTCGAATATAGTATCATACAAGTGCTTCCGTTTACCGAAACAAATTTTGACATTGGGAATAGAATATGATGAAAACTGATGTATTCCAAGAAGTATCACTTGATGCATTTCAAGATGCATCTATTGATGATGCATCTATTTTTCCTGTTGAAGATGGGCTTTCTGATATTGAATTCTATATATCCGACTTCACTACTAACCAGCCATTTAAATCAGAATTGACCGAGTATCTTGAAGAGCCTCTAGAGCGTGGTGTGCAAGAATTTAACATCTAAGCTGGTGGAGAATTAATGGATCCAAGTACCCGACATTGTCCAGAATGGCATCTGATATTTTATCTATGCCAGTATCCACTCTCTGCAGATTCTATTTTCGACACAGAAATTAGAAAAATGGATAGCTACAGGAGTTCACTAGACTGTCCGACTCTTGAGGCCCTTATTTGTACTAAGGATTGGTTCCATTGTGAATCAAAATCCTTTGATGTTTCACAATTAGATCCACCAGTTTTCTAATTTTTTGGCTATAGTTTTTAGGCATTGAAATTTTGATTCAGGTCAACTAATTTTTGTGATCAACTCAAATTTTTTAATTGTTTATAACATATTGGTGAtactattttaatatttttttatgaaacCCTTTTATGTACACAAAAAAAAACTCAGAATTTGGGTTGGATCTGactcatccctacaaaaccggcttgtaaggcaaggattgcccccacttataaacacaacACATGCCATATCTCTAAACAATGTGAGATTAAATCCACCCCTTCAAACCCAACACAATGAAGGTATTGGAGGCTGCAATGAAGGCAAGCCAAATGCCGCATTTAAGGCGACTAGGGACAGACCGCAATTATGGCAGAAATTCCAACAATAACACGGGTCTTGATATTTTTTAACAGTTGATGATATTGATCTTCATTGAATACTATAAAACCGATTGCATAGTTTCCTTGATTTTTGCTTTCCTTCTTTTGACCTCTCTTCAGTTGGAAATGTTCACGtcctctttcattgacagtgGATAACTTCAATGGGCCTTCTTTAAATTGATCTGCCATAATCCCATTTATTTAAGGTTTTCATATTATTGATTCATGCTATTCTATATTCCAATTTTATTTTGTTCAAATATTCTCTATCATTTTGAGTTATCTAGAGAATAATTCATTGGAATATATCTGTAAAAGATGGGCTCTACTCATGACAACACTGAAAATCAGCGAATTTAGGTTAATTGTTATAATTATGCTTATCATTTTGGATTGTGGCTGATTAATGGTAATGATATTTACACATACTTTAATGCCAAACCTCAACAGCTTTATCTTTAGTTTTTATACTTAAATGATATCATGACAAGACTAATACCTTTTACTGGGGTTGAACTGCTGGTAATGACTAAGTTAACCATCGAACATGCAATGATAAATCATATTTCTCAATAGATTTCTTAATTTTCTTATACCAAAGATTATGTTGCTGTTATCATTTTACTGTAGTGTTCTTTAGTTTTTCCTTGATTGATAGGATTTGCTAGCAGAATATTACAGATAAGTTGCAGTTATTTTGTTTTGGGTATGATAAAATTGATTTGCTGATTCTCTTTGAGATTTAGGTACTGAATCTATCCAACCAACAAACATGGATCAGCAAACTGCTGTAGATGAGTCTGTTAAACCCAGTTCAACTACATCAGTCTTTGTGAACTCAGAACCATTGCGGGAAGAACAAGTTCAGAATGCTGTGAAATTTCTGTCACACCCAAAAGTTAAAGGTTCGCCCGTCATGTACCGGCGGTCATTTTTGGAGAAGAAGGGCCTTACAAAAGAGGAGATTGATGAAGCCTTTCGGCGTGTGCCTGTAAGCCAGGCCTTTTTTTGTTTGTAAAATAGTTATCTTTCAGACACTTTCCTGTATGTTCATCTCTTTTATCCTTATCTTAATTAAATATCACAGGATGCGGCTCCGACTGTGCAGACAGATGGTGGAAATCAAGGTGAAACATTAAATAATGCACTTTTCCTTTGGGTTGAGTCAAATTGCTTGGGATATTTCCATTGGATTAGTTTCAATGAAACTGGATGGATTATTGTTTCAGTTACATTTTAAACATGGTTGTTATAATATGCTAACAGATGGGCGATtgaaatcatcatcaaatattcAGCAACAGGCCCAACAGCAAACTTTGCAGCCTGTTTTACCTGCTTCTGCTGGTGTTAATACTTCATCAGGAACCTTAGCACGAACCAAATATCACTGGTCCCATGCCCTTATTTTAGTTGGAGTTCTGACTGCTTCAGGTGCTGGAACAGTTTTGATAATTAAGGTATTACCACCAACTGTTATGTATGAATTATGATGCCATCTAAATCAGTATCTTAACGGTTGAGTGCTATTCTCAGTTTTTTATTGAAATTTTATTCACTTATTGTAATTAATATTTTGATACATGTACAATTTTTGTCACATTTTTATATTCTTCTGAACTTCAAGAATGCTTCATGTTTTAGAATTCCCTTCTTCCTCGGTTAAAATCTTGGATACGCAAGGTTGTCTTAGACAAAGATGATGAACTATCAAGGGAAACCAACAACAAACCAACTCTGGCTGAAGAAGTTGCTCAAGCTGCAAAATCAGCAGCAGCTGCAGCTGCAGATGTGGCAAAAGCAAGCCAAGATATGCTGGCTTCAAAGGGTGAAGGTGGGTTTAACGGAACTTTAATTTGCATGATATAAAATGTCTTTTTGTTTTGACACCTCTACTCTTACGGGCCTTAATTTATTCTGATTTATTATACTTTGCAGAAAGGAAATACTTTGTGGAAGTTGTGAGTCTTTTAGATAAGCAAATACAAGAAATGAAGTTAATGACAAATGCAATAAGAAGATTGGAAGGTAATTGGGTGTTGCCATTTAATATATTGGCCTGACATAAGAGGCCACTATTGCTTTGAATATTCTGTTGTGATGTTCATTTATGACTTGCCAATAGAGTTTGTCTCTTTGTTAGGAAAACATGTGGTTGTGTAATTGGGGAACAGGTTATTTATAACCCCTTAAGAGTGCAACGAGGTGGATCATTGGTGACCAGGAGCTTTGACAAGTTTTATCTGTGTTTTTAAAATTGTAAATGGACTTCTGGCTTCATGACTATATCAGGAAACTCGTTTATTCCCTTCAATTTGATTTCATACAGCTGTTTAGGCTTCCTGATAAATTTTGGTGGCATAATATCAGAAATTATTGTATACTTATGCTGGAGAATTTTACCAGTTACTTAGATTTTTGAAGTTCTTGTTGATATCTGTTTCTGCCAAATTATGGGATAAAATGTCCCTTCTTATGATATTTCTGTCTCAGGGCAAGAAGATCTCCGAGTCAGTCAAACAAGTTCGAAGGTCAGATATAAATAGAACTCAAAGGGACATTCTCATCATcttttatgatttttttttgcACACCTTTCCTGATCCTGTTTTGAGTTGTCTTATGTTTTATCTTTTGACGGccatattttattttaaatacaTGCAGCGACTGGTTGCGAATGGCAAGGCGGACTATGACTTGCGTCCAGGTTGTAATATTTATTAATTAGATCTTAACTAAATTAGTCTTATTCTCTGAATTATGTTACTTATAATTAGAATGTTGTATGCAGGGAGATCATTATCCCCACCCGCATCTGTTGAACCATCAGGTCCTCCTCATCCAAAATCATATATGGAGGTAGTAGTTTATATTGCTTGTTTAGTTTTTTTCCCACCTCCTTGCCTTGCCTCTTACTTCTGGCTCATATCTAGATGCTTGCCATTTCAGCAATGTCTTCATATCTTGTAGGTCACTTctattaaaatcaaaatattacATTTAGGCATTAATTACATTGGGACATGACATGGATTATAACTTTCTGTTATGACTATTGTATTTCTTAGTTTTTCTTCTGAAATACCAAAGTCAGGGTGGGCATACTTGATATTTCTAACTAGTAACTACATATTTAAGTCTATTGTGCTGTATTAGAGTGTGTGTTGGCACTGGTTATCCCAATCTTGAGTCTTTGTTTCATAATTGATGCCCAATTTACTTTATTTGCTTCACCTGTTAGCTGATTCAAGTATTTAAGAGTATTTGCATCCGATGACATTCTCCATTTTGTCTATTTTCTTTATTGGATTTCACCCTTAGAGGTGAACAAGATGTCTCGGGTTCGAGCCCGCACCCCTACACCTGATGTTcattttgttattttaattaagAAATAGGTTCATTGATTTGATGCTTAATGAGAATCTTCCCATCAATTCATGGCATTGGATCTTTTTTAtctgatttttttttttgttttctaGGATATTTCATTTTTCTCCGAGCTGTACATTACCTTTTCTGTCTCTAATTTAGTTTCTTAAAACAATTAACAAAATCCTTTTCTAGGACGTCATATTTATGAACATGATTAAGATTAGCTGTTCTTGTTTTATTTTTGCAGATAATGGCCATGGTCCAAAGAGGGGAGAAGCCTTCTAACATCAGAGTAATCCTTTTAATCTCGATAAACTTAATTGCATTTAAAACGATAAACATCATTTGTGCACcattaaaataaaattataagAAAATTATTTGAAACGGATAATTAAAGTTTTATATGCGAGGAAAGGTGTCAGTGAAGTTAAAGATTATGGTTTGCAAATAAAATTGTGCTTCTCTATTTAGTATGCCAATTTTATGTGACCTTATTACCTGTATAAAACATTGGGTTTTAATGCAGGAGATCAATGATTTACCCCCCAACCCAAGTCAACAGCCGTCAGATCCTCGCATATTGCCTAGATCTAAGGTTTATTACAAAGTGCTTTACCTTTCTTAAGTAGTTTAGGTTTATGAAGTTTTTACTTAACTATATTAAATACATCTTTTTTTAAACTTTATTTTGGTTCATTTTTAAGGATTTTCTGTCAATATGACCATCATTGTGAAAATATAATTATGCAAGTTAAATTCTGGCTTCTAAACAAGTATTGGCAGTTTGGCACACACATCTATTGAAACATTAAATTTGTGCGTAAGTTTTCTTTTCTTAATGCCTTAGTGGTATTATTTCACATGAATCTGATTGTGTGTTTCAACTTCTCCTGGGCAGCCTTGGGAGATTGGTCAGGTTCAAAACACCTCTAGCAAAGTGTTTCAGCCTCAAGCAAATGGTGAGGAATTGTATACCAAAGTCCAAGATACTACTCAATCAAATGGGGATGACCCATCCCCCTGGTGGCAGAAGAAAAACGTCAGAATCCGGGAGATTGATGAAAATGTGTCTAATGGAGCACCTATTGGCACCACGCCCAGTCAGCAGCCTCTACAACGTGTGTGGGTTCCTCCTCAACCTCCACCAATAGCTATGGCAGAGGCCGCAGAAGCAATCAGACGCCCAAAACAAGCTGTTCAAAAAGAACCGGTGTCAGATAATCAGTCAGTAGCTCAATCTTCAGATACCTCTAACTCTAATGGGGTGCATGAGATCCCAAAACCATTGGAAACTGATGGTGCTGTAGAGGGAAGCAATGTCAGCTCTGGTGATATACAAGTTGTACAAGAAGACCATGAAACCAAATACGAAGAGCAATGAAGGTGAGTCCATATCATAAAAAACATCAAGTTAGAAAATAAAGCTTGAAGTGGTCCTAGATTCTGGAAAAACTTGATACAATCTTTGTTTCATAAACTGACATCATTACAAGATGCAAATGCAGGTGTCTTTTTCATGAAATATGGTACTAAAGTTTGCACTATTATAGGGGTTTTATGATACATGTTACATTTTTACACTTATTAGTATAAGCAGCTGCAAAATACCCGTATGGAATGCAATTAGATTATCATGTATTCTTACATTAAACGTAGTATATTTAAAAAACCTGAATAACTAATAGAAATCAGGTACTAAGTTCGGGAGTTACTGTGAAATGCCAACTTAGAACAAAACGGTCAATATCTACCATCAAGGGTTAGCTACAAAGCAGGACACTTCACTAGAATACACGAAGTATAAAAATGAATTGAAAGCTCCTAAACTAGAAAACACTAAGGGAAACGAAACAGAGCCAAGCAGCCTATTCCATTTTGTTTCATGATTGTCTCGCTTACTTTAGAAGCAAAGAAACACCTAATGTTATTTCATTTATTACTAAGCCTTATTAAATTATAAAATACAAATAAATATAgatattttaaatataattttacCTTTTATTTACAATTTAATAAAGTATTTCGTTTTTTTAGAATCAACATTTATCTTCGTTAGTAATTTATATTGTCATATTCAAAAACATTATTTTTGTATGATCACAATTATAAATAGAAATCATTGAGACAAACAAAAATATAactaattaattattttaaaaataatgaagtttttttttctctttctaTCTTATTCATTTATTTGCATAAATAAATTAAAGAGCCAGTGGTACTTTTCTCTAGTAATTAAGTGAGTTTTGATTTTCTCctgtttttctttttttatcaTCGTTATattctgattttttttttaaaataaccatctttttcaaattaaatacgaaaaataatcaagtttttagaaaaatttccaaaataacTATGTTTGGGAGAGGATGCGCCGGGGGAGTTGGCGCACCCCTTAAAATTTTAGGGCAGACGCCAAAGGTATTGGCGCCAATGCATTGGGCTCCTAAAGGAGGAGCCAATGCAATTGGCGCCTTTTTTAATTatccaattttttaaaaaaaattcaaaaataactAAATTTTAAAAAAAGTTCTAAAAATGGGCATTTTTGTTCCTAAAATACActtaggcgccaccctagttggcgcctacccttaagggtagggcaagtcgccactaggagtggcgcctacctttaaaatgatttttttttttaaaaattagtttaaatttattaatttatatttattataaattataatatttatataatttacaatatatatatatatatatatatatatatatatatatatatattaatttatatatatatatatattaatttaatttataagtaataatagtatttataaatttttggaaaaaaaattaatttatatacatgtaaataaataatattttgtatagattaaacaatatatttatattaaaataatacacaagacatattataaatatatgattaaaatgcattattaatttgggatttatcacatatgatgcggtctctggtacgatccgcacgggggaggtctaactactcgtctagacggctcacgtggtggtggtgcatccctattaccacccctagtcctaacacgcccccttgccgtttgccgttgtggttgggttgaagtcccttcagtgctgtaggaaaggcgggtgccctctgcgccctcaaagctttgtctcggtgggacaaactgactcctgttgggtgcgccctcgaaatgtggcctttggtagttgagggttgaatcgggttggttaaagaacaatgtttgttgggggtgtagtagtcttgttggtaatcctcttgtatacccgtgtcggggctaagtggaggactggaagagctcgggacatcgtcgtgatggaagtgttgggattggtggatgtgggggattgatattgtggtaggtgttgggactgttgatggtggtgggaatgttgaggttggtgttggtaatcttcatggtattggggttgagtttgtggtatgtagtgttgatttggttggggggtggacatgtgttggggtggttgttgttggtaatacggcGGTGGTGGCTGTTGTTGGTAATACGGcggtggtggttgttgttggtaatactgtggtggttgttgttgttgggaatattgtggtggttgttgttgttggaagtatggttgttgcatccggggatcgtccaaatagaacgggtcagacacaatcatttctggatttgtatttgctctataccaatccacatattcctTTGTCGGcttcgttgggcgccaccggattgtagaacatagtgggcacggtctttccacattttacgaaactccttagcaaattccttccaatgttgggcataccactggtggctgactttttttagatgccaaggttccaaagacattggggggcctgggattttttgatgcattccgaattgcagcttgacacggtcactttggtgcatctccacagtggtgaaccgcattatggctgtttttgctgtccaaacagctgcatcttcggggttgggttgatgttccaatcccaaatatggcctccaaataaactgcaaagaaaaaagcaaatatgttatttattgagaatgcatgatattaataaatTAGTTAGAAGATGAGTGATTTAGTGataatacatcttgtgctcggagacgatccaagagttgacgataaaatataattttatttttggggtaagactgtaatccagtccggttgtaatgaacctaaacaaaaaaagataaataatattatttacaaatatttatagaataaatatacaaaatgaaataacatcataaatttacctagttgcgtaggggaaggagtagacgttaggattttctggggctagcctcggcaatctccaccacccccatgtttggagcaaaaaagcacatccagaaaatgtacagtggtcattttgtgcatttttacacaaagagctatataggaatgccaatacagcagaaccccaactatacatgcttattctatcaatgtcctcgagcaaactcaagtacataaagtttatgctatttcccgtcccttcgggaaatagcaagttcccaaacaataacATAATGTAAACCCTGGTTTTTATGACCTTTTCTTGTTCGGACGAatcctcagtcaaagttatggagtcgtggtagaattggaggctcgatagtttaataccctgaccccttgcttttgtagatccctcaccctcgaccagatctactcccaacatttgaacacatatttcgttgggctgttgaacatttccagtcacatgcttaccatctattcgaagacctaaaagcatgtacacgtcctctagtgtgacggtacattcaccagttggtaggtgaaaagtgtgtgtctctggtctccaacgttcacacaaagcaagaataaatttgacatcaattgtggcatttacgacatgcataacatgaccgaaccccgcacgctctatgtaaggtacgcaccatgggtctggataaggcatagggtgtgaacgttgacgaaatttcttgggatcctttaaaaacaaacaatataaacaatcattagattggacttttaaaaaacaaattataaacATACGAAAaaggcaatgttcaagaaaaacttacgaatgaggcaatgtttgccctagtgcctctgtgttcttggcccatggtaagaagagacatgattgcaatgtagaacgaagcttggtggatgagaagtttcgccggagttctctgaataaaagtgttagtggttgatgaaaacttgcaagaatgaccttctatttatactcgttttcaagtagattgaatatgcaaagatgtgacacgtgtaaggcatgcgtgggaatcttgcagaataggtgcaggctaggtggataggttgacatgcattggtacagattaggttgcacttgtcttgtcttggggaagacttggtggaacctgatgatgcaaagatgtgacacgtgtaaggcatgcgtgggaatcttgcagaataggtgcaggctaggtggataggttggcatgcattggtacagattaggttgcacttgtcttgtcttggggaagacttggtggaacctgatgatgcaaagatgtgacacgtgtaaggcatgcgtgggaatcttgtTTTGAATATTATTTTAGTACAACAACTTTAGAAAGTTTAAATTGGTTTTTAATTCAATTTAGTTAATCaggttgtttaaaataaataattaagcttaaataagattgaatattattttaaacaCATAATGGAAAAAAGAGGTAGTTTAGTATTGGAAGCGTGATATTCAGTATTGGAAGTTCAAGAAGTTTAGTATtggcatgcgtgggaatcttgcagagtaggtgcaggctaggtgcaggcgaggttggcatgcattggtacagattaaTTGGAGTTGTCTTGTCTAAGGGAAAGGCTTGGTAGTAGTGTTGCATGCAAAGATGTGAgacgtgtaaggcatgcgtgggaatcttgcagactaggtggtgaagACATTTGATTAGGTtggcatgcgtgggaatctttcagagtaggtgcaggctaggtgcaGGCTATGTGCAGGCTAcgttggcatgcattggtacaaACATTagatggataggcatgcgtgtGGAAGGCTTGGTGGATGTGTGAGTATAAGTATTCACACAAATTttcacaaaggtattcacaaaagcttcacaatatcttcacatataTCTTCATAATATCTTCAGATatatcttcacaatatcttcacatatatcttcacaatatcttcacatataTCTTCATAATATCTTCAGATatatcttcacaatatcttcacatatatcttcacaatatcttcaaaaaatcttcacatatcatggcatcttcatcacaatacaaaatcaaagctcacgtcaatggtgagacttatgaatgtgatatgtctggcttcctatttagaaacaccgattgcactcgtttttgtctaaatagaggagctgacttctcttatctgaaaaaaaagattgagtccaaacttaGACAACCTGTGTCCCAAATTTTTTACCAACAActttttttttctgaaaatagctcagtcaggttttataagacattgattcaaaatgacatggaggcacaatacatgtttcgtaaccatgagtattctggttacgactatatagtgttgtacattgtgttggaacaattccaaccaactcagaatattcagtcacaggttattgatcctgtggTTGATGACGAACAAGACGTTGAACACCCCGTTGAAGACGATGTCGTTGATGATGCAAAAGACatggttgatgacttggtgaaccgtgattccgaagacgaagaccaagtacaaatacctatagcgcaacggTACTCACCGCCTGCCCACTACACAACCCTTAACTTGGGtgaggatgagccctcatcagatatgttctacaacccatatatgaggtctgatgaggagttaaagaagggtgaccaatttcggaccaaggaagagtgcctgttagcaataaaaaattggcacttgaaaaactgtgttgactacgatgttaacaaatcaaacccggaaagatacgttattttatgcaaaaatccggagtgtgggtttaggttgatggcatcgtacaagaagaaatataacgcgtgggtgatagggtccatttctcaagctcacacttgcgtcaacacaaacatggcacatgatcatcgcaaacttagccatgatatgatctgccattccataatacctcttgttgaagctgacccgtcactcaaggtcaaaaccattatctcccattgtgttgctgttttcaaatatacaccgtcgtacagaaaggcttggttagcgaaaaccaaagttattgaactggtatacggtaattgggaggaatcatacaaacaacttccgcgctacctggatgcactacatttgtattcacctgggacggtttctataatggagaccttgccggcacaatcccctgacggaacttgtctagaaggtaatggaatattccatagacttttctgggcattccgtccctgcatcataggtttcacattctgcaagccgcttattcaggtcgatggaacttggctgtatgggaaatacaaaggattgttactgatggcggtcgcacaagatggaaattctaatattttcccaatagcctttgcattggtagaaggagaaacggctgttgcttggagtttcttccttaagaatctcccaacgcacgtgactccacaagctgacatctgtgtgatttctgacaggcacgcttcaatagacagtgcatacaaaATCCAGCAAATG includes:
- the LOC127073917 gene encoding peroxisomal membrane protein PEX14 isoform X4, with product MATTQSPPPPPVATVTATDVNQGTESIQPTNMDQQTAVDESVKPSSTTSVFVNSEPLREEQVQNAVKFLSHPKVKGSPVMYRRSFLEKKGLTKEEIDEAFRRVPDAAPTVQTDGGNQDGRLKSSSNIQQQAQQQTLQPVLPASAGVNTSSGTLARTKYHWSHALILVGVLTASGAGTVLIIKNSLLPRLKSWIRKVVLDKDDELSRETNNKPTLAEEVAQAAKSAAAAAADVAKASQDMLASKGEERKYFVEVVSLLDKQIQEMKLMTNAIRRLEGQEDLRVSQTSSKRLVANGKADYDLRPGRSLSPPASVEPSGPPHPKSYMEIMAMVQRGEKPSNIRPWEIGQVQNTSSKVFQPQANGEELYTKVQDTTQSNGDDPSPWWQKKNVRIREIDENVSNGAPIGTTPSQQPLQRVWVPPQPPPIAMAEAAEAIRRPKQAVQKEPVSDNQSVAQSSDTSNSNGVHEIPKPLETDGAVEGSNVSSGDIQVVQEDHETKYEEQ
- the LOC127073917 gene encoding peroxisomal membrane protein PEX14 isoform X3; translated protein: MATTQSPPPPPVATVTATDVNQGTESIQPTNMDQQTAVDESVKPSSTTSVFVNSEPLREEQVQNAVKFLSHPKVKGSPVMYRRSFLEKKGLTKEEIDEAFRRVPDAAPTVQTDGGNQDGRLKSSSNIQQQAQQQTLQPVLPASAGVNTSSGTLARTKYHWSHALILVGVLTASGAGTVLIIKNSLLPRLKSWIRKVVLDKDDELSRETNNKPTLAEEVAQAAKSAAAAAADVAKASQDMLASKGEERKYFVEVVSLLDKQIQEMKLMTNAIRRLEGQEDLRVSQTSSKRLVANGKADYDLRPGRSLSPPASVEPSGPPHPKSYMEVIMAMVQRGEKPSNIRPWEIGQVQNTSSKVFQPQANGEELYTKVQDTTQSNGDDPSPWWQKKNVRIREIDENVSNGAPIGTTPSQQPLQRVWVPPQPPPIAMAEAAEAIRRPKQAVQKEPVSDNQSVAQSSDTSNSNGVHEIPKPLETDGAVEGSNVSSGDIQVVQEDHETKYEEQ
- the LOC127073917 gene encoding peroxisomal membrane protein PEX14 isoform X2, translating into MATTQSPPPPPVATVTATDVNQGTESIQPTNMDQQTAVDESVKPSSTTSVFVNSEPLREEQVQNAVKFLSHPKVKGSPVMYRRSFLEKKGLTKEEIDEAFRRVPDAAPTVQTDGGNQDGRLKSSSNIQQQAQQQTLQPVLPASAGVNTSSGTLARTKYHWSHALILVGVLTASGAGTVLIIKNSLLPRLKSWIRKVVLDKDDELSRETNNKPTLAEEVAQAAKSAAAAAADVAKASQDMLASKGEERKYFVEVVSLLDKQIQEMKLMTNAIRRLEGQEDLRVSQTSSKRLVANGKADYDLRPGRSLSPPASVEPSGPPHPKSYMEIMAMVQRGEKPSNIREINDLPPNPSQQPSDPRILPRSKPWEIGQVQNTSSKVFQPQANGEELYTKVQDTTQSNGDDPSPWWQKKNVRIREIDENVSNGAPIGTTPSQQPLQRVWVPPQPPPIAMAEAAEAIRRPKQAVQKEPVSDNQSVAQSSDTSNSNGVHEIPKPLETDGAVEGSNVSSGDIQVVQEDHETKYEEQ
- the LOC127073917 gene encoding peroxisomal membrane protein PEX14 isoform X1 codes for the protein MATTQSPPPPPVATVTATDVNQGTESIQPTNMDQQTAVDESVKPSSTTSVFVNSEPLREEQVQNAVKFLSHPKVKGSPVMYRRSFLEKKGLTKEEIDEAFRRVPDAAPTVQTDGGNQDGRLKSSSNIQQQAQQQTLQPVLPASAGVNTSSGTLARTKYHWSHALILVGVLTASGAGTVLIIKNSLLPRLKSWIRKVVLDKDDELSRETNNKPTLAEEVAQAAKSAAAAAADVAKASQDMLASKGEERKYFVEVVSLLDKQIQEMKLMTNAIRRLEGQEDLRVSQTSSKRLVANGKADYDLRPGRSLSPPASVEPSGPPHPKSYMEVIMAMVQRGEKPSNIREINDLPPNPSQQPSDPRILPRSKPWEIGQVQNTSSKVFQPQANGEELYTKVQDTTQSNGDDPSPWWQKKNVRIREIDENVSNGAPIGTTPSQQPLQRVWVPPQPPPIAMAEAAEAIRRPKQAVQKEPVSDNQSVAQSSDTSNSNGVHEIPKPLETDGAVEGSNVSSGDIQVVQEDHETKYEEQ